agctatttttttgtttgttttttaaattttttattattttgacaagacgaacattatttttattttttactgtgTGTACATTAAATACAtaactgatttatttatatattttatatatctttcgatatattttattttgtgtgagttttattaattttgggtTTGTTATtagttataattttgtataattttaaaagaatgaattccataattttacaaaaaagaaaaattttttaatgtgtgttttggtgtatttttttatttttaattggttttgtgtttaatgtatttttgtgtttcatagattatattatgtataaatatcattttataactctttgttttgtttgttaaatttaagtgtaatgattttatttataagaaatatttttgttttttttttttaaatgtctttgtttgttttatttactttgcaactttgttaattataagaaagaaaacatatttatttttttttttaatttattttgaaagcaaAAAGCATATAAattcttgtttgtttgtttaatttaaactaaattctaatattttttttaaatttttacattttgttgaagtttcttaaataaaaacaaataaaaatattataaaagccgTCACTTTGTGACATATATCTCAAACGAAgttccatttatttttcttaataaccttttctttatttaataataattgaagatatttaAAAAGTGAGTGTCAATACATAATTATTGTATATATACCTtaagcatgtttttttttgttatttttgttattgataaatttacaaatgtttacactaaagtttaagttttttaaacttgCACATTTATGTggcattttatgtttttatatatttttaagtattttcatttttagttaagaactttaagattttatcttgttttttgtattaaatgtatttacaacttaaattaaagataaaaacagaaataaaaactatttattttctgtttctgGTGGgtctttattaataaaacaaaaattgcatctTGCTAAACATTTGTATTGTGTTTGTTTTAATGAAGATTTTTAAgcctcaaatatgtttttttttttagtttttaatttattgttttattttatacatttttaaaatttttaactggTATTatgcattgtttttatttattgtatttttaaaaacactaaaattattttttttaaacttaaattataaaataaatcttaatattcagattttttaaagctttggtttcattgtaaaaaaataatcttaaaactaaaaaaaaatattaaattgaataaagttGATAACAAGATGCAAGTAAGGTAGAAAAACTAATTCAAATTCTGGGGCTAAAGAAGCGATAGATTatttatacttgttttttttttttttttttttaacaatagagAATTACATTGGcacatatttgtatgttttttaaatttaaatattggtttttaataacaataaattgattaaagtcttatttgataattatttcgtttttgttttcgttttaaaCAAATCCCATGgtatgttaaacaaaatacaaaggaGTTGtactgactttttattttcaaaacgttgTTCTTTTCTCACGTCAAACAATGTTTTCGTGTGTTTTGATTGTTGGTTTTAATAAGAGTTTAAAATTTacgttatattttgtttttttatttaaaatttaaatatgaaagcCAAAATCCCTGAGGTGGTCAACTTTtgaagaacgaaaaaaaaaataaattgaaaaattaacgaaatattttaacgaaactgatttttgaggaaaaataaaggttttttctttaatttagttttttttgtttacatttttagatttaatataaatataatattaatttttgcttttagcTTTAATTTGGTATATAGGCTTGgtcaattgttctttttttgtttttggtttccaagagaaaaaaatatttttaaatcgaaaattgactatagatattttaaaaatcttgtacATGAGAAACCGATAGGTTATATTTTGGGTGTAAATAGTTAAgaggaaaaaaattaagaatttttaagcTCAAACATCAGGGAATGCGGAATTGAAATTTGAAGAACTTGAATATCAAtactttatacaaattaaacttCGCTTTGACGTatggttttgattttaaaaaagcagTTCTTTTCAGTTTGCTTGATAAGTAATGAGAGCATTACAAAATCAATTGCACGAACAGATCTTATTTGGTTTTGAAGTTTAGAAAACAATGCTTTGAGAACCAATGTAAGCGTTCAAATTTTCTATTCAACATATCATATATCTCCATCTCCTTGTGACATTTGCTGTCAAAAGCTATTTCGTTTTAAGGGCTTACAGCAATATGAACCAATGTAAGCGTTCAAATTTTCTATTCAACATATCATATATCTCCATCTCCTTGTGACATTTGCTGTCAAAAGCTATTTCATTTTAAGGGCTTACAGCAATATGAATCAATGTGGAAATTTTTTGGATATGTGCCTGAACGCGCACAGTAATTTGACAGAAAGTGTGGGTAAGATTGAACTCACCTCAACCTTCATGTTTAAAGAGTCTCTTaatgacaattttaaatataaaaaactatgACATAAAATGGTAAATGTCTTAAAAGGAGCATAAAACcccaatttttcaataaaaacaagtcATCTTTAGTAAAGTTCattgattagattttttttacataattgaaaatataaattttcagtAAAGTAATAAACAACAGTCTCTTCTTGAAATTGAAAAGCTATGAAAGTGTCAAAGGCAAGAGTTTTTGACGTTTAGAAGCCTTCGCAGACATTGATTAGTTGTTTTCGTTTTATCAATGAAAGAATTAGTTTCTGCAATCTCTAAGGATGTCAGAACTTATCACTTTACTTACGCTAGTGATCCTTTACAACatttctcatacaaatttctCACTGTTGCTGTCAGAAATCAAAGaatagaatttttatgattcgatTCTTCTTCAAGAATTCTGTATCGTACAATTCAAAAAGGATTAACAGAAATGCAATTTGTAGGTTAAGTGAGAATGAATTGTGATTATGTTTCATTTTCCCGATCTGCCAATCCgtctgagaaaattctcagaaatataaacaggCCAAAGTGGATCACATATCGTAATAAGAAAAATGGCCACTGTTTGACAGTGACAGTTCTATCTGAATTTTACACCGATCGAAGTTGATCAATTCTGTCAATGATGAAAGATATTCGTCGTTCTTGTCTTTTCAATCCACGATtaatttgtcgtatcaaaattaagttggaaacaaaatgcttaaaccaaaaatatagttatataatttaatttatacaatGGCCTAGCTCTAcatctttttctgttttgtttttgtttataattttataatttcgttttgtttgttttattttgtgaaacgaaCGATAAACTCTCATTTTTGTTATTAGACATATTTACAACTTATATGATTATTTActataaatagctttttttttgttttgtgtctaatacttatttaaaaaaaaataaaataatttaatgtccTATAATTTAAATCTCACAGTTGACTATctttatgttattttgttttgtttttgtttatttaacatattttttattttactgctgatttttaaaatctaagcaAATTCTAACAATTTACACGAAGGGGATGAGAGAAGGGGACtttcttcatttcatttcattatttgttttgtgttgcttttttttatatgtaaatgAGTAagtttaacaatacaaaattattgtgaTTGATCTATCAGTTGGCCTATGCTTGTATGCTTaacataaacttttaaattcaagGGCTATTTCTCCGTTTTAATCGTGGCAGGAGTAAACCCGCTAGATGGCGTTAATGTGGAGGTTGATAACGACGACGAGGATGATGATGTAGATGAGGAGGATAAAGCGGGAGACGGAACCATTGGCTTTGTATCCTTGTGTGTTGGTTCATCATCACAAGAATCCATCGGAGACGTTGAAGTTGGTGCTgtagacgacgacgatgacgctGAGGCTGATTGCGGTGAATTTGATGTAGGTGGCGCTTCACCATTCGTTGTATTCACTGAATTTGGCATTTGTTTGGATTCGCTTTTGACCTCGTTTGCGATCGATTGGGGAGGTGTCGTTGCCATTAAATCATCAGCATTGCCAGCATTTTGATTTAACACAACGACTGTGTCTTCGGGACTACGACGCATTGATTTCTTTAACGGCACCTTTATTTTATCGTTTTCGGTTTTAGTTAGCTGCGATTCTTGTTGATATATTAATGATGCCGTTGGTGTTGGAGTTGATTCTGACAATTCATTTTGACTGGTGCAGCTGTCAATTTTGGCAATCACGCTGCCATTGTTGCTGTTGCTATTGCTGCTACTATTGCTGCCATTGCTACTTGTACTACTATTACTGCAACTACTGTTGACTTTCTGGTGAACAATGGCGGGCGATAGAAGCGCTGCCTGTCGCCGATAATGCTGCAGTTCCTGCTGCAGATCACAGATTTGTTCGTCCCGCTTTCGCACCTCTTCTATCAGTTGAAGGTTATCAAAACGTATTTGGTTGTTATCGTGTATGAGTTTCTGCAACAGTTGCAATATTTTCTCTCGATCTTTGGGCCGGGTGTCTTTTAGAGCATCGGCGGCTTGTTCCCAAGGAGCCAGAATGTTGCTTTGACTATCGGGTTCACCATTTAAGCTGTCATCATCAGTGTCCGTCGAGAGTTCGAACTCCGAGTTGCCAATGATGCCCGCTGTTCCTACAACTCTGCCGTTGAGGTGTGGATGGGGTTTGACTAATACCCCTGTGGCATCAGCATTGTTGACACCACCTCCTGTTACCAAGTTGACAGCCGCAGCTACGGCTGCCCCTGTCGCTTGCGCTGACAGCGAATTGGAAGACAATGATGCGGAAGATTGCGATGGCGATTGTTGTTGGATTTGGTGATGTTGCCTTTTGTTATTAGTATATTGCTCATGATTGGCAGCAGATGGCGCAAGTGGCGGCGGTGTTGGTGACCGAACGATGTTcgattgatttattaaattcttacTTATGCGAATACGACTCGGTAAACATAAAACGTTATTGTTGTCGGCAGTTGTTAGTAGTTTAGTGTGTTGATTGATTGTTGCGATTATTGATTGCGATTGGTGCGGATGGTGAGGGCTTTGTTGAAGGTGTTGGTGAATTCGATGTGGCTGATGTGCAGCAGCATGGTGTTGGTGGAGGGTTTGTTGCAGCTGCAGATGCTGCAAGTGCTGTTGAATGCTGCTCGGTGATGTATTACTCAAAGGACCATTATTGTTGGTATTGTTGTTGGGAATTGGTGATGTCGATGAGGTGATTTCATTCGAACCAGAAAACTCTTCGGGACTTATTGGTTGCGGCGGGGTGTGGTGCAAATGGCGTGAATGAAGTTGCGCGGATGGCGGTGGTGGTTGTTGAGGTGAGTGCATCGAATGATGTCGATTGTTGAGGTTGTTGTTATTGCTTTTATTGTTAGTGAGAGGCGTTGGCGATGGCATACGCATCTCTTCAGGCGATTGTGCTATATCATCGGGAGAACTAGGTCGCTCTTGTTTGATGTGAAGCTCAGCTTCGCATAGATTTGTTATGGCGGCGTGTTGCGTTTGTTGTCGTTCAAGTTCACGTTCTCTTTCCCTCTCGCGTTCTCTTTCCTTTTCCCTCTCTTTAGAGAGTATGCTCTTTCGAGGCGCCAGCGCCACGTTCGGCTGATAAGTACGTTCAAATCGTTCACTTTCGGTATTACGCACAACACGTTCGGGATTTTGTAATACCGGTGGTTCTTGACTCAAATATGGCAAGGCTGCTACAGAACTATATGGCAATGGAAGAAACGCCTTCGGCGCCCAAGGACGAAACGCTGACATTTGACCacgctgttgttgttgttgttgctgctgctgctgttgctgatgGGCACAGTGGTAAATGAGTGCCTGTTGATAACGCTGATAGTCGAGTTGATATGCTGACGTTTCATCGAGACTCTTGACTTTTTTCGATGGAATGTCTATAGGTTCTCGTTTGCATGGTGGGGCTGCGATTATCGTCTCGTCTAATTCAgcctgcaacgaaaaaaaaaacaataccaattaACATTGAATACAATACTAGATTAATGTTTAATaatgaagatttatttaatgacaagaaagaaaagcaaaaccagtgtttttttgacagatgtcattatttaaaaaaatgtagaataaaattttaaagatataCATATCAGTAAATTACTGCTTTACGACTCTGACatgttattttaacaaataaccTTACTACTATTATTATTCAGCTAATATTATGAAATAGTGTTAACGGATCCTTATAAGGAAGCAAATTTTTTTCTGATAGGCCCGGCTTCACTTTGTCAGCcaacgtattttttttgttaagtttgacACTAACTAATAGTTTGTCACCCTATTGATTTGAATCatacttaaaatgtttgttaagtTTTGACAGCTCTTTGCCTTCTGAGCTGTCAAAACACATTTACTACTTGTAGAGTTCCAATTCATTAACAATAACACtcattgtttttagtttaaataaattataatctaACACACGAGTTTCAAAGTCAATCCAATTTGTCCAgataaacataacatacatattCACGCTAATTATTATTACCAGAGACGGAAGATTACCACGGCAATTTTTATAACCAGATTCAACATCAATTCCAGTAGCGGGCAATCATCGTTCTAATTTTCGTTAATAGGATTCATATGCATATACAAATAAACACCGCTGCTGCAGGCAGGTAAACTTCAAAGAATGTTAAAATCAAGCTCCCAGCATGTGCTTGTGCACTGCAGTCGGTATACCTACCTATCTTCCCATtggatatcattttttttttcaaactgaggCAGTGGTTGGTTATCCTGGGAGCTCAATTCGATATATGACTCCCTGCGATAAGCCTTggaatattcaaattaaattataccaCCGCAATCCACGATGACTGTTGTTGGATTGGACTGAGTTGATGAGAGGCTCAGAAAAAGAACGCTCTTTATTATTATCTGTCTTTATCTGTCCCCTTCCCAGCCCGGTTCCGGTTCTGCCCAGTCAGTTTTGATAATATATTTGAGTTTAAATCCAAACGACACTAAACGAAgcgtataataataataataataattttgcatCTCTTGTGGATCTGGCATTTCGCGCATTCATGCTCATAAGCCACTTAATCGCgattaattatattttgcattcgcatacaaaaatataacggACGGACACCATGCCACCGTCACCGTCACCGTCACCGTTACCGTCAAAGTCGCCATTTCTATAAATGGCTGCCGTTAAATTGTTTGTGAgagttctttttgttgttgtttttgtctatACGTCAGTGGCGCTGTCGTCGGCGGCGGTGGTTGGGGCATTTCGTTAAATATTGTTCCATTTCCaaagtgaattttttaattaacgCATAAAGTATTGTACAGCAAGCGAGTGTTTTCGAGTTTGCGAAAACAATAGAGAAAAGGAATATGATTGCGTTGGGGCAAAGTGGTGgggatttgaaaacaaaaaaagtactcTACGGTTCTTAACGCCTATCGTGGGTGTGTTTGTGTGTTTTCCTTGTTTAATGGATGATGAAGTTTTTTCGCGTTTTTGTTTGCTTCACGTCTCATTTGCTTTCAAttgtaggatttttttttttcaaacataaactttttcaggattttatttttgtttatgttttaaatttatgtttctacaataatttttataaaaatgtgcaGGGGAGACATAAGGAGGCACTATAATTGATAAAACAATACAtatgtattattattgttgGGTCGAGACTTTTCATTTTatagactttatttttataaatacaaacatacagacac
This window of the Eupeodes corollae chromosome 3, idEupCoro1.1, whole genome shotgun sequence genome carries:
- the LOC129952788 gene encoding myb-like protein Q, which produces MTEYVTQNIRTVLKTYQSSATKSLQGPGQSLVAAAAAAAAASSAGSPTTIIKKEILSSPEPLDVNESPTLIVPPPPPPELPQPILTAADTGRGELYETRLEGKTIGCFSLGGELRLCLPQFLNNVLADFTLDQINRIFDELGIFCSQCTPDQLMEFKAAKILPSDVKASGLITRTDAERLCAALLHRAADRHQYAIDDIPKGAISFKVYHRCFGKSEGICTPDMYSYMKPACIVCIECKGWFTPQKFVGHVHRQQENRTCHWGFDSRNWHEYLHVALDVENREKYTKILDELKEMERKETLKAQRDLSYLKRKAELDETIIAAPPCKREPIDIPSKKVKSLDETSAYQLDYQRYQQALIYHCAHQQQQQQQQQQQQRGQMSAFRPWAPKAFLPLPYSSVAALPYLSQEPPVLQNPERVVRNTESERFERTYQPNVALAPRKSILSKEREKERERERERERELERQQTQHAAITNLCEAELHIKQERPSSPDDIAQSPEEMRMPSPTPLTNNKSNNNNLNNRHHSMHSPQQPPPPSAQLHSRHLHHTPPQPISPEEFSGSNEITSSTSPIPNNNTNNNGPLSNTSPSSIQQHLQHLQLQQTLHQHHAAAHQPHRIHQHLQQSPHHPHQSQSIIATINQHTKLLTTADNNNVLCLPSRIRISKNLINQSNIVRSPTPPPLAPSAANHEQYTNNKRQHHQIQQQSPSQSSASLSSNSLSAQATGAAVAAAVNLVTGGGVNNADATGVLVKPHPHLNGRVVGTAGIIGNSEFELSTDTDDDSLNGEPDSQSNILAPWEQAADALKDTRPKDREKILQLLQKLIHDNNQIRFDNLQLIEEVRKRDEQICDLQQELQHYRRQAALLSPAIVHQKVNSSCSNSSTSSNGSNSSSNSNSNNGSVIAKIDSCTSQNELSESTPTPTASLIYQQESQLTKTENDKIKVPLKKSMRRSPEDTVVVLNQNAGNADDLMATTPPQSIANEVKSESKQMPNSVNTTNGEAPPTSNSPQSASASSSSSTAPTSTSPMDSCDDEPTHKDTKPMVPSPALSSSSTSSSSSSLSTSTLTPSSGFTPATIKTEK